The Amycolatopsis sp. DG1A-15b genome window below encodes:
- a CDS encoding BTAD domain-containing putative transcriptional regulator gives MEFRLLGPVEVADSNGVLALGRAKIRTLLAALLLEPGRVLSTDRLVDIIWDDEPPPTARALIQTYISTLRRTIRDTDAQTIRTEAPGYLATISHDDLDRNRFERFVAQGRSAASDGRYREASNAFRTAETLWRGPALGGVRSRVLAMEATRLDEQRLAVIEARIAADLELGLAEELVGELTVLVGQHPTRASWRGQLMLALHRAGRDPEALAVFRQGREALVDDLGIEPGVELTRLHEAILRSDPALLGPRAAPPLVRTEPDQRPPADGARFPVPRQLPPEAADFTGRVDLVHELVDVLTSSRSGPVVAALVGPGGVGKSALAVYVAHRISSSYPDGQLHVDLRGTTGTPASPAEVLGRFLRALAPDTIPDEADERMDVYRTVLSGRRMLIVLDDAANEQQVRPLLPGTDTCAVVLTSRNRLAGLAGARPVEVDMLSPEEATALLAQVAGADRIQAAPDAAADIAASCGHLPLAVRIAGARLATRRQWTPRLLADRLTDERRRLDELSAGDQRVRASIEMSVRGLEPAAQAAIRRLGHLGVADFRSWVVAYALDVEIGVAEQVVEHLVDNHLVDYAFVDDTGQVRYRLHDLVRIYAREEAVRCEAPDDLVASTARVVGAWAAVLERLRDHVIDNVTSGAIHPTASAPANSCAGDPEVLGTALADPRGWLDSEQASLVLAVERSAELGLHELAVAVASVLCASNYALNSVVDLWDRVHGAALAAARAGGNAHGEAVLLAELGQLRYEQDQLAEASRHLTEALERFRDLRDPRGEVSALSALGLACREQGYLPEAEHFLTQASAASRALHDDRATGHCQRVVGSVYLERGNFDAADTALATALDAYRRAGSVRGEALTLRTIALAHRARGRLTDAEDAFVQALALFRELGDAKLMAFCQRGLAKTHVRQGRLDAALEPLEIALAVSRTERDSWAEAMVMRTLGELDLVAGRLDDAGRWLGDALEIFRAMGASLFVARTLRDITQVERARGNQAAAEAALTEALETFHAYGAREYDELTAGQASRAPL, from the coding sequence ATGGAGTTCCGGTTGCTCGGGCCGGTCGAGGTCGCCGACAGCAACGGTGTACTTGCCTTGGGGCGCGCGAAGATCCGCACGCTGCTGGCCGCGTTGCTGCTCGAACCGGGGCGTGTGCTGTCCACCGACCGCCTCGTCGACATCATCTGGGACGACGAGCCGCCCCCGACGGCGCGGGCGTTGATCCAGACCTACATCTCCACGCTGCGCAGGACGATCCGGGATACCGATGCGCAGACCATCCGCACCGAGGCCCCCGGCTACCTGGCGACGATCTCCCACGACGACCTCGACCGCAACCGCTTCGAGCGGTTCGTGGCGCAAGGACGATCCGCCGCGTCCGACGGGCGGTACCGCGAGGCGTCGAACGCCTTCCGCACCGCGGAAACCTTGTGGCGCGGACCCGCACTCGGCGGAGTGCGCAGCCGTGTCCTCGCGATGGAGGCCACCCGCCTGGACGAGCAGCGCCTCGCGGTCATCGAGGCGCGGATCGCCGCAGACCTGGAACTGGGGCTCGCCGAAGAGCTCGTCGGCGAGCTGACCGTACTGGTCGGGCAGCATCCGACCCGGGCCTCGTGGCGCGGCCAGCTGATGCTCGCCCTGCACCGTGCCGGCCGCGACCCCGAGGCGCTGGCCGTGTTCCGGCAGGGCAGGGAAGCCCTTGTCGACGACCTGGGGATCGAGCCGGGTGTCGAGCTGACACGGCTTCACGAGGCCATCCTGCGCTCGGATCCGGCGCTGCTCGGGCCCCGTGCCGCGCCACCGCTCGTCCGGACCGAACCGGACCAGCGGCCACCCGCGGACGGGGCGCGGTTCCCCGTGCCGAGACAGCTCCCGCCCGAAGCAGCCGACTTCACCGGCCGGGTCGACCTGGTGCACGAGCTGGTCGACGTGCTGACGAGCAGTCGCAGCGGGCCGGTGGTGGCCGCTCTGGTCGGGCCGGGCGGGGTCGGCAAGTCGGCGTTGGCGGTCTACGTGGCGCACCGGATATCCTCGTCCTACCCGGACGGGCAGCTCCACGTCGACCTCCGCGGCACCACTGGCACACCGGCCTCGCCTGCCGAGGTGCTCGGGCGCTTCCTGCGTGCGCTGGCACCGGACACGATCCCGGACGAGGCGGACGAGCGCATGGACGTCTACCGCACCGTGTTGTCAGGCCGCCGCATGCTGATCGTCCTCGACGACGCCGCGAACGAGCAGCAGGTGCGTCCCCTGCTCCCCGGCACCGACACCTGTGCCGTTGTGCTGACCTCACGCAACCGCCTGGCCGGCCTCGCCGGTGCGCGTCCGGTCGAGGTGGACATGCTCTCCCCGGAGGAGGCGACCGCCCTGCTGGCCCAGGTCGCCGGTGCCGACCGGATCCAGGCGGCGCCCGACGCCGCGGCGGACATCGCCGCCTCCTGCGGGCACCTCCCGCTGGCCGTTCGCATCGCCGGTGCCCGGCTGGCCACGCGCCGGCAGTGGACCCCGCGGCTGCTCGCCGATCGGCTAACCGACGAACGGCGCCGTCTCGACGAGCTGAGCGCGGGCGACCAGCGGGTCCGTGCGAGCATCGAGATGAGTGTGCGCGGCCTGGAGCCGGCCGCGCAGGCCGCGATCCGCCGGCTCGGTCACCTGGGGGTGGCCGACTTCCGGTCGTGGGTGGTGGCCTACGCCCTCGACGTGGAGATCGGCGTGGCCGAGCAGGTCGTCGAGCACCTCGTGGACAACCACCTGGTCGACTACGCCTTCGTCGACGACACCGGCCAGGTGCGCTACCGGCTGCACGACCTGGTCCGCATCTACGCGCGGGAGGAGGCAGTGCGGTGCGAGGCCCCCGATGACCTGGTCGCCTCGACCGCGCGGGTGGTCGGTGCCTGGGCGGCCGTGCTCGAGCGGCTCCGTGACCATGTGATCGACAACGTGACCTCCGGCGCCATCCACCCGACCGCGTCGGCACCGGCGAACTCCTGCGCGGGCGATCCCGAGGTGCTCGGCACCGCGCTGGCCGACCCACGAGGATGGCTCGACAGCGAACAGGCGTCACTGGTGCTCGCCGTGGAGCGGAGTGCCGAGCTGGGTCTCCACGAGCTGGCCGTGGCCGTGGCATCGGTGCTGTGCGCGTCGAACTACGCCCTGAACAGCGTGGTGGACCTGTGGGACCGCGTGCACGGCGCCGCGCTGGCCGCCGCCCGCGCCGGCGGGAACGCGCACGGCGAGGCAGTCCTGCTGGCCGAGCTGGGCCAGCTCCGGTACGAGCAGGACCAGCTCGCCGAAGCCAGCCGGCACCTGACCGAGGCCCTCGAGCGATTCCGTGACCTGCGTGACCCACGCGGTGAGGTCAGTGCACTGAGCGCGCTCGGGCTGGCCTGCCGGGAGCAGGGATACCTACCCGAGGCGGAGCACTTCCTGACCCAGGCGTCCGCGGCGTCCCGCGCCCTGCACGACGACCGCGCCACCGGTCACTGTCAGCGCGTGGTCGGGTCGGTCTACTTGGAACGCGGCAACTTCGACGCCGCCGACACCGCGCTCGCCACGGCACTCGACGCCTACCGCCGGGCGGGCAGCGTGCGTGGCGAGGCGCTGACGCTGCGCACGATCGCACTAGCCCACCGCGCCCGCGGCCGGCTCACCGACGCCGAGGACGCGTTCGTCCAGGCGCTGGCCCTCTTCCGTGAGCTCGGTGACGCGAAGCTCATGGCGTTCTGCCAGCGCGGCCTGGCCAAGACCCACGTCCGGCAGGGGCGGCTCGACGCCGCCCTGGAGCCACTCGAGATCGCGCTCGCCGTCAGCCGGACCGAGCGGGACAGCTGGGCCGAGGCGATGGTGATGCGCACACTCGGCGAGCTGGATCTGGTCGCCGGCCGCCTCGATGACGCGGGCCGGTGGCTGGGCGACGCGCTGGAGATCTTCCGGGCGATGGGGGCGAGTCTGTTCGTCGCCCGCACCCTGCGCGACATCACGCAAGTGGAACGCGCGAGGGGCAACCAGGCCGCGGCAGAGGCCGCGCTCACCGAGGCTCTCGAGACGTTCCACGCCTACGGAGCACGGGAGTACGACGAGCTGACGGCGGGCCAGGCCTCCCGCGCACCCCTGTAA